The Montipora capricornis isolate CH-2021 chromosome 6, ASM3666992v2, whole genome shotgun sequence genome has a window encoding:
- the LOC138053243 gene encoding CDK5 regulatory subunit-associated protein 2-like codes for MSKRSARQARTSSSSSHSLPSPKRNRARFSSDEMEANEENVSLKQILDKLACMEDRIEEHFGSLKSEISRLSAEFKEEVENIKTNLKEVEKSLQSAWDTINDLEADAKTHSDFKKASQQTLDSHLQQINLLKTSSGNAAYQNQQKEIRALQASLAQEREKIIALENYSRRENLRFMNIPERRDEDCVDVVYDIIENELNIDPENIQFHAVHRIGKPREATDANPRPIIARFLCREDRDNIYRVKNRLKKSRKFENAYITQDYAQAIQLERKVLIKAMFLAREKGAIAKVVDRKLIIGSDTFHINNIPEEFRPPTTESTNR; via the coding sequence ATGTCTAAAAGAAGCGCAAGACAAGCTAGGACATCAAGCTCGTCCTCTCATTCACTACCATCGCCTAAAAGAAATCGCGCCCGTTTTAGTAGTGACGAAATGGAAGCCAATGAGGAAAATGTATCGCTTAAACAAATTTTGGACAAACTTGCATGCATGGAAGATAGAATTGAAGAGCACTTCGGGAGTTTGAAATCCGAAATATCTCGCCTCAGTGCCGAATTCAAAGAGGAGGTCGAAAATATCAAAACCAATTTGAAAGAGGTAGAAAAATCCCTTCAGTCTGCGTGGGACACTATTAACGATCTAGAAGCAGATGCCAAAACTCACAGCGACTTCAAGAAAGCAAGTCAGCAAACACTAGATTCACACCTCCAACAAATTAATTTACTGAAAACAAGTAGTGGTAACGCCGCTTATCAAAACCAGCAAAAAGAAATTCGAGCCTTACAAGCAAGCTTGGCGCAGGAAAGGGAGAAAATCATCGCATTAGAAAATTACTCAAGGAGGGAGAATCTTCGCTTCATGAACATTCCGGAAAGAAGAGACGAGGACTGTGTTGATGTAGTTTATGACATTATTGAGAATGAGCTGAACATTGATCCGGAGAATATACAATTCCACGCAGTTCACCGAATCGGAAAACCGCGAGAAGCGACAGACGCAAATCCACGACCGATAATCGCCCGATTCCTGTGTCGAGAAGATAGAGACAACATCTATAGAGTAAAAAACCGGTTGAAGAAATCGAGGAAGTTTGAAAACGCCTACATCACGCAGGATTATGCACAGGCTATACAACTGGAGCGAAAGGTTCTCATAAAAGCAATGTTTCTAGCCAGGGAGAAAGGTGCTATTGCAAAGGTTGTGGACAGGAAACTGATCATTGGTTCTGATACTTTTCATATCAACAACATTCCTGAAGAATTTCGTCCGCCAACGACTGAATCAACCAATCGATAA